The following coding sequences are from one Ornithorhynchus anatinus isolate Pmale09 chromosome 18, mOrnAna1.pri.v4, whole genome shotgun sequence window:
- the NDUFV3 gene encoding NADH dehydrogenase [ubiquinone] flavoprotein 3, mitochondrial isoform X2, which produces MAASALLRLGRAGPLKTVQLEAWGFRDFAPTVSIRAKSENSKKDRLPEETKKQRAPKTLKKGETVARNNPENTQLTNEEFRKILWRKTSVDFPQRASASPFRGKGVSSAKSRSNKKLEDDSSSSSSSSSSSSSDSDSDGEDSTSHVATKPQISFKTNDEFPRRKAPPLPSSSEKTRKPSEEKGLNKKTRTGHVHLKKTDHLDVEAAPREKFKVFEDARNKAKIGKAEETDFFKKRNAKETYAQRREFNFETLTENQKPTEVKPTLSHHPQAGALAQMKASLAPQVPRLEEETRAGQQLEAAPPQTREQIWREKGAVVNMEAAASQATGDALQPTIPGVNLEAKEEVIQDSAQREEQGTLQEPETAAEPPEPFDNSTYKNLQRHQYTAFTFLDFNLDLSKFRLPQPSSGKESPRH; this is translated from the exons accgTTCAGCTGGAAGCATGGGGTTTTCGAGATTTTGCTCCCACAGTTTCCATCCGTGCCAAATCAGAGAACAGTAAAAAGGACCGTCTGCCAGAGGAGACTAAAAAGCAGCGTGCACCAAAGA ctttaaagaaagGCGAAACTGTAGCTAGGAATAACCCTGAGAACACACAACTCACAAATGAAGAATTCAGGAAAATTTTGTGGAGGAAGACATCCGTGGACTTTCCTCAACGCGCATCAGCTTCTCCATTCAGAGGAAAGGGGGTTAGCTCAGCAAAATCCAGATCCAACAAGAAGCTAGAGGATGACTCCTCTTcgtcttcatcttcttcttcctccagctcctctgattcagattcggatggagaggatagCACCTCCCACGTCGCGACTAAGCCACAGATTTCCTTTAAAACTAATGATGAATTTCCAAGACGGAAggcccccccgctcccctcctcctctgagaAAACTAGAAAGCCCTCTGAAGAGAAGGGCCTGAACAAGAAGACACGGACAGGTCATGTCCATTTGAAAAAAACAGATCACCTAGATGTGGAAGCTGCCCCTAGAGAAAAGTTCAAGGTTTTTGAAGATGCCAGAAATAAAGCTAAAATAGGCAAGGCGGAAgagacagatttttttaaaaaaagaaatgcaaaagAAACATACGCCCAGAGAAGAGAATTTAACTTTGAAACACTTACAGAAAATCAGAAGCCAACAGAAGTCAAACCAACGCTATCTCACCACCCACAAGCAGGAGCGTTGGCTCAGATGAAAGCTTCTTTGGCTCCCCAAGTGCCACGGTTGGAGGAAGAAACCAGAGCAGGGCAGCAACTGGAGGCAGCACCGCCCCAGACCAGAGAACagatttggagagaaaagggagcggtGGTAAATATGGAAGCAGCAGCGTCTCAAGCCACAGGTGACGCTTTGCAACCCACGATCCCAGGAGTAAACCTTGAGGCAAAGGAAGAAGTCATTCAAGACTCAGCTCAGAGGGAAGAGCAAGGCACATTACAGG AGCCTGAAACAGCTGCTGAACCTCCTGAGCCATTTGACAATTCCACCTACAAGAACCTCCAGCGTCACCAGTACACAGCGTTTACTTTCTTAGATTTTAATCTGGATCTGTCAAAATTTCGACTGCCTCAGCCTTCTTCTGGAAAAGAGTCACCCAGACACTGA
- the NDUFV3 gene encoding NADH dehydrogenase [ubiquinone] flavoprotein 3, mitochondrial isoform X1: protein MAASALLRLGRAGPLKTVQLEAWGFRDFAPTVSIRAKSENSKKDRLPEETKKQRAPKTIGAPKERANLPATQSAAEFPKSLSSSDSYSSALKKGETVARNNPENTQLTNEEFRKILWRKTSVDFPQRASASPFRGKGVSSAKSRSNKKLEDDSSSSSSSSSSSSSDSDSDGEDSTSHVATKPQISFKTNDEFPRRKAPPLPSSSEKTRKPSEEKGLNKKTRTGHVHLKKTDHLDVEAAPREKFKVFEDARNKAKIGKAEETDFFKKRNAKETYAQRREFNFETLTENQKPTEVKPTLSHHPQAGALAQMKASLAPQVPRLEEETRAGQQLEAAPPQTREQIWREKGAVVNMEAAASQATGDALQPTIPGVNLEAKEEVIQDSAQREEQGTLQEPETAAEPPEPFDNSTYKNLQRHQYTAFTFLDFNLDLSKFRLPQPSSGKESPRH, encoded by the exons accgTTCAGCTGGAAGCATGGGGTTTTCGAGATTTTGCTCCCACAGTTTCCATCCGTGCCAAATCAGAGAACAGTAAAAAGGACCGTCTGCCAGAGGAGACTAAAAAGCAGCGTGCACCAAAGA CTATAGGGGCACCAAAGGAGAGGGCCAACCTCCCAGCCACCCAGTCAGCAGCTGAATTTCCTAAATCACTATCTTCTTCTGATTCTTattcatcagctttaaagaaagGCGAAACTGTAGCTAGGAATAACCCTGAGAACACACAACTCACAAATGAAGAATTCAGGAAAATTTTGTGGAGGAAGACATCCGTGGACTTTCCTCAACGCGCATCAGCTTCTCCATTCAGAGGAAAGGGGGTTAGCTCAGCAAAATCCAGATCCAACAAGAAGCTAGAGGATGACTCCTCTTcgtcttcatcttcttcttcctccagctcctctgattcagattcggatggagaggatagCACCTCCCACGTCGCGACTAAGCCACAGATTTCCTTTAAAACTAATGATGAATTTCCAAGACGGAAggcccccccgctcccctcctcctctgagaAAACTAGAAAGCCCTCTGAAGAGAAGGGCCTGAACAAGAAGACACGGACAGGTCATGTCCATTTGAAAAAAACAGATCACCTAGATGTGGAAGCTGCCCCTAGAGAAAAGTTCAAGGTTTTTGAAGATGCCAGAAATAAAGCTAAAATAGGCAAGGCGGAAgagacagatttttttaaaaaaagaaatgcaaaagAAACATACGCCCAGAGAAGAGAATTTAACTTTGAAACACTTACAGAAAATCAGAAGCCAACAGAAGTCAAACCAACGCTATCTCACCACCCACAAGCAGGAGCGTTGGCTCAGATGAAAGCTTCTTTGGCTCCCCAAGTGCCACGGTTGGAGGAAGAAACCAGAGCAGGGCAGCAACTGGAGGCAGCACCGCCCCAGACCAGAGAACagatttggagagaaaagggagcggtGGTAAATATGGAAGCAGCAGCGTCTCAAGCCACAGGTGACGCTTTGCAACCCACGATCCCAGGAGTAAACCTTGAGGCAAAGGAAGAAGTCATTCAAGACTCAGCTCAGAGGGAAGAGCAAGGCACATTACAGG AGCCTGAAACAGCTGCTGAACCTCCTGAGCCATTTGACAATTCCACCTACAAGAACCTCCAGCGTCACCAGTACACAGCGTTTACTTTCTTAGATTTTAATCTGGATCTGTCAAAATTTCGACTGCCTCAGCCTTCTTCTGGAAAAGAGTCACCCAGACACTGA